In Teredinibacter franksiae, a single window of DNA contains:
- a CDS encoding hydroxymethylpyrimidine/phosphomethylpyrimidine kinase codes for MMNQGNSNPPIILAFSALDPAGAGGLQADIETAASLGCHCAPIATSLFAAGAGENTDAAPVDSTLLISQARSVLENMSIAAIKVGYLGSVVNVEAVHTILQDYPGIPVVAHPALILWDSDDEELQDLPDAFLSLIVPNINIGIFSLYEARTISQESDTLSTTAHAITSSGCDFALVTGTGTENPNFQNSIFNKKGLIQHYHWEQEPPTCHGASSTLAMSVCAYLAHGGDSLMAMNQAQNFTWQTMCASRELGFHARTPHRFFWADKNIESPQNLPAARKSH; via the coding sequence ATGATGAATCAAGGAAACTCTAACCCTCCGATCATTCTCGCCTTCAGCGCTCTGGACCCGGCCGGTGCTGGCGGTCTTCAGGCAGACATAGAAACTGCCGCCAGCCTTGGCTGCCACTGTGCGCCGATTGCAACGAGCCTGTTTGCCGCAGGCGCTGGCGAAAACACCGATGCAGCCCCCGTAGACTCAACATTACTCATTTCTCAAGCCCGATCTGTGCTGGAGAATATGTCGATTGCTGCCATCAAAGTGGGCTATTTGGGTTCTGTCGTCAATGTTGAGGCCGTACATACAATTCTGCAAGACTACCCCGGCATACCCGTTGTTGCTCACCCAGCACTTATCCTGTGGGATAGCGACGATGAGGAGCTTCAAGACCTACCAGATGCATTTCTTTCACTAATTGTACCCAACATTAACATCGGTATATTCTCACTGTACGAAGCACGCACCATATCTCAGGAATCCGACACACTTTCGACCACGGCACATGCAATCACCAGCAGCGGCTGTGATTTCGCTCTAGTTACGGGAACCGGCACAGAGAACCCCAACTTCCAAAACAGTATCTTCAACAAAAAGGGGCTTATACAGCACTATCACTGGGAGCAGGAACCGCCCACCTGCCACGGCGCCAGTAGCACCCTGGCCATGAGTGTGTGCGCGTATCTAGCCCATGGCGGCGACTCGCTTATGGCAATGAACCAGGCGCAAAACTTTACTTGGCAAACCATGTGCGCTTCTCGCGAACTAGGGTTTCACGCACGCACGCCCCACCGTTTTTTTTGGGCCGATAAAAATATAGAATCGCCCCAAAACCTGCCCGCGGCCCGAAAGAGCCACTGA
- a CDS encoding CopD family protein, with protein MLWVKALHIIAVICWFAVLFYLPRLFVYHAMSDNQAVKDQLKIMERKLYRGIGIPSLWATLLFGGWLVHFQWPYYAASTWFWIKMALVILLVGYHHVCGFYLRQLRDEQCTKSHVFFRWFNEFPTIILLVSVILVVLKQPI; from the coding sequence ATGCTGTGGGTTAAAGCGCTACACATTATTGCGGTTATCTGCTGGTTCGCAGTGCTGTTCTATTTGCCGCGGCTTTTTGTGTACCACGCCATGAGTGATAATCAGGCGGTAAAAGACCAGCTCAAAATTATGGAACGAAAACTCTACAGGGGCATTGGTATACCGTCACTTTGGGCAACGCTGCTGTTTGGTGGGTGGCTGGTTCACTTTCAGTGGCCTTACTATGCGGCCAGCACCTGGTTCTGGATAAAAATGGCGCTAGTCATACTACTTGTTGGCTACCACCATGTTTGTGGGTTCTATCTACGCCAACTGCGCGATGAGCAATGCACCAAGAGTCATGTTTTTTTTCGTTGGTTCAATGAATTTCCAACGATAATTTTACTGGTATCCGTTATTCTGGTGGTACTTAAGCAACCTATATGA
- a CDS encoding DUF6776 family protein: MTVVKGSKHYPLRVVEYRPWTRVLMLSVLLIIVGSAVMFSYYLGHREGMAGQEQALEDAARLKVELESTSGQLEQLEQKVANVNIGAEVDRQANESVRQEVIVLKEQVAQLEEDNSFYRNLMAPTGNKRGLTFGAVEIVDTDAPRTYSFKIVMQQLATNHQLLNGTLTFNVVGRLNGVEATFNLNQLSEQVNQETVRLRFKYFQTIQGRMSLPAEFEPERIELVAKSTGKKPVTIEKRFGWLVEES, encoded by the coding sequence ATGACGGTGGTAAAGGGCAGTAAGCATTATCCGCTTCGTGTTGTTGAATACCGCCCCTGGACGCGTGTATTGATGTTGTCTGTGCTTCTGATCATTGTGGGTAGTGCAGTCATGTTCAGTTATTACCTCGGCCATCGAGAAGGTATGGCGGGTCAGGAGCAGGCGCTGGAGGATGCTGCGCGGTTAAAAGTAGAACTAGAGTCTACCAGTGGCCAACTAGAACAGCTTGAACAGAAAGTCGCAAACGTTAATATTGGAGCAGAAGTGGACCGTCAGGCCAACGAGTCTGTTCGCCAGGAAGTCATTGTGCTGAAGGAGCAGGTTGCGCAGCTTGAGGAAGATAACAGCTTTTATCGCAACTTGATGGCGCCCACAGGCAACAAAAGAGGCCTTACCTTTGGTGCAGTGGAGATTGTAGACACCGATGCGCCGCGCACCTACAGCTTTAAAATTGTTATGCAGCAGTTGGCAACCAATCATCAGTTGCTCAATGGTACGCTTACATTTAACGTGGTTGGGCGTCTTAATGGCGTGGAGGCAACGTTCAATTTGAATCAGTTGTCTGAGCAAGTAAATCAGGAGACCGTTCGTTTAAGGTTCAAATATTTTCAAACCATACAGGGCCGTATGTCACTTCCTGCCGAGTTCGAGCCAGAGCGTATAGAGCTGGTGGCGAAATCTACAGGCAAGAAACCGGTCACAATAGAAAAACGATTTGGCTGGCTAGTTGAGGAGT
- a CDS encoding chloride channel protein, whose amino-acid sequence MSDSHRSSKKKLTQRFSNHLNAFRHSLAYFDALPQLTLLGLLIGAFTGAIIVVFRFLIDTPLRLMISGHSDNFESLAASDRIFLIFAGIFLIAVIIKFAGVKNSETSVAHVLDRLHNHQGKLPIANWLVQFSCAVIALISGQSVGREGPAVHLGAGAASQLGQWLKLPNNSMHTLVGCGVAAAISACFDTPMAGVIFAMEVIVMEYTIVGFVPVILASVMGTMMSQAAFGESSGLLVGASDMQSLTELPYMVVVGLVISVCAAIYTRLNIFALRYNAISIYQRLLTAGALTAAVAVFVPEIMGLGYDTVNAALSGQMLIGTLLLVAVAKLLVTPVVIGLGIPGGVIGPLLVIGACIGGAMGIAIQWVFPSLETDSSFYVVIGMTAMMAATLNAPLAALVAVLELSYNPNMIFPAMLVIVVACVSTRQFFKLDSIFVQQLKYSGRDLDFGPARQALRRAGVRSIMDTRFVLCSQKVSTDEIVEKLVSKPMWLVFDHDNTKVALRAADLAAVLADNTPEVVPESTKPQEPQIDLLEIPGRRYMLQPIHDTANLVEALDYLKKTGTDALYVSRTYSPLKGHLHGIITLAAIENYYQPKEFKHVDAVG is encoded by the coding sequence ATGTCTGATTCACACAGATCCAGCAAAAAGAAACTAACACAGCGCTTCAGCAACCACCTTAACGCCTTTCGCCACTCTTTGGCTTATTTTGATGCTCTGCCACAACTCACCCTGCTCGGTTTGCTCATAGGCGCCTTCACCGGTGCCATAATTGTGGTATTTCGCTTCCTTATCGACACCCCCCTGCGCCTCATGATCAGCGGACATTCAGACAACTTTGAATCCCTAGCCGCCAGCGACCGCATTTTCCTCATTTTTGCCGGTATTTTTTTGATTGCCGTGATCATTAAATTCGCGGGCGTTAAAAACAGCGAAACCAGCGTTGCCCATGTTCTTGATCGCCTGCACAACCACCAAGGTAAACTACCCATAGCCAACTGGCTGGTGCAATTTAGCTGCGCCGTAATTGCCTTGATCAGCGGCCAGTCTGTGGGTAGAGAAGGGCCTGCTGTGCACCTTGGAGCAGGGGCCGCCAGTCAACTTGGGCAATGGTTGAAGCTGCCTAACAACAGCATGCACACGCTCGTTGGCTGCGGAGTTGCGGCAGCCATTTCAGCGTGCTTCGATACCCCCATGGCCGGGGTCATCTTTGCTATGGAAGTGATTGTGATGGAGTACACCATTGTCGGTTTTGTACCCGTTATTCTGGCATCGGTGATGGGTACCATGATGAGTCAGGCCGCTTTTGGCGAAAGCAGTGGCCTGTTAGTGGGCGCCAGCGACATGCAAAGCCTAACGGAGCTGCCCTACATGGTCGTGGTTGGCTTGGTCATTTCGGTATGTGCAGCGATCTACACCCGACTCAATATCTTTGCGCTGCGTTACAACGCCATATCAATCTACCAACGACTGCTAACAGCGGGCGCACTCACCGCGGCTGTAGCGGTATTTGTTCCCGAAATTATGGGGTTGGGATACGACACGGTTAACGCCGCCCTCTCCGGCCAAATGCTGATTGGAACCCTATTGCTGGTTGCTGTCGCTAAATTACTGGTCACCCCGGTGGTTATTGGGCTTGGTATTCCCGGCGGCGTAATAGGCCCGCTCCTAGTCATCGGTGCGTGTATCGGCGGGGCCATGGGCATTGCCATTCAATGGGTATTTCCATCGCTAGAAACAGACTCGAGCTTTTACGTTGTCATTGGTATGACCGCGATGATGGCCGCAACGCTCAATGCACCCTTGGCAGCCCTGGTAGCCGTACTGGAACTGAGCTACAACCCCAACATGATCTTCCCGGCGATGCTGGTTATCGTTGTCGCCTGCGTGTCTACTCGACAATTTTTTAAGCTCGACAGCATTTTTGTACAGCAATTGAAATACAGCGGCCGCGACCTAGACTTTGGCCCTGCCCGCCAAGCACTTCGTCGTGCCGGCGTACGCAGCATTATGGATACCCGATTCGTACTTTGCTCACAAAAAGTTTCAACAGACGAAATTGTGGAAAAACTGGTGTCCAAGCCCATGTGGCTGGTATTTGACCACGACAACACAAAGGTTGCCTTACGAGCAGCTGACTTAGCCGCAGTACTCGCCGACAACACACCCGAAGTAGTACCAGAGTCAACCAAGCCACAAGAGCCACAGATAGATTTACTCGAAATTCCCGGTCGCCGCTATATGCTGCAACCTATCCACGATACCGCGAACCTTGTTGAGGCTCTGGATTACCTGAAAAAAACAGGTACAGACGCACTCTATGTGTCTCGAACTTACTCACCACTAAAGGGGCACCTGCACGGTATTATTACCCTCGCGGCTATCGAAAATTACTACCAACCCAAGGAGTTTAAACATGTTGATGCTGTGGGTTAA
- the argC gene encoding N-acetyl-gamma-glutamyl-phosphate reductase — MIKVGIVGGTGYTGVELLRLLAQHPEAEVVVITSRAEAGKPVTELFPNLRGHYSLVFSEPSVESLSACDLVFFATPHGVAQAMMKSLYDSGVRVIDLSADFRIRNIDTWEHWYGQKHGCPELVEKAVYGLPEVNREAIKNTQLVACPGCYPTSVQLGFLPLLENGLVDPQTLIANSASGISGAGRQAKVGLLLAEASDSFSAYGVAGHRHLPEIEQGLQGFQQAGDAPAKVTFVPHLLPTIRGIHSTLYATLKGDAGDLQALYEQRYASEPFVDVLPKGMFPQTRTVKSTNMCRLSILEPQERGTVVVMSVIDNLTKGASGQGVQNMNIMFGLNETLGLTAPAILP; from the coding sequence GTGATCAAAGTTGGTATCGTGGGTGGAACCGGGTATACAGGTGTGGAATTGTTGCGTTTGTTGGCGCAGCATCCTGAGGCAGAGGTGGTTGTTATAACTTCTCGGGCAGAAGCCGGGAAGCCGGTGACAGAGCTCTTCCCTAATTTACGTGGGCACTATTCGCTGGTGTTTAGTGAGCCTTCCGTGGAGAGTCTATCGGCTTGCGACCTTGTTTTCTTTGCCACGCCCCACGGGGTTGCCCAGGCAATGATGAAGAGCTTGTACGACAGCGGTGTGCGCGTTATTGATTTGTCGGCCGATTTTAGAATTCGTAATATCGATACGTGGGAGCACTGGTACGGTCAAAAGCATGGGTGCCCAGAGCTGGTGGAGAAAGCGGTATACGGGTTGCCTGAAGTGAATCGCGAGGCCATAAAAAATACGCAGTTGGTTGCTTGTCCAGGGTGTTACCCCACTTCCGTTCAGCTGGGTTTTTTGCCGCTGCTAGAAAATGGGCTGGTTGACCCTCAAACGCTTATAGCCAACTCTGCTTCCGGTATTAGTGGTGCGGGCCGGCAGGCGAAGGTGGGGTTGTTGCTCGCCGAGGCTAGTGATAGTTTTAGTGCTTACGGTGTTGCGGGGCATAGACACTTACCTGAAATAGAGCAGGGGTTGCAGGGTTTCCAGCAAGCTGGCGACGCACCTGCGAAGGTGACGTTTGTGCCGCACTTATTGCCGACAATTCGCGGTATTCATTCTACTCTCTACGCTACTCTAAAAGGGGATGCAGGAGATTTGCAGGCGCTATATGAGCAGCGCTACGCCAGCGAACCTTTCGTTGATGTATTGCCAAAAGGCATGTTCCCACAAACACGAACGGTAAAAAGCACCAATATGTGCAGGTTATCTATTCTTGAACCACAGGAAAGAGGTACTGTGGTGGTGATGTCGGTCATCGATAACCTTACCAAAGGGGCTTCTGGGCAGGGCGTGCAGAATATGAACATCATGTTCGGTTTAAATGAAACGCTGGGCTTAACGGCTCCAGCTATTCTTCCTTAG